The Sphingomonas sp. genome contains a region encoding:
- a CDS encoding PQQ-binding-like beta-propeller repeat protein codes for MNTKVRVVTAVAALALVSGCGVFKGGGGKKTPVLGERVPILVTENDITADKTLAGIEVQLPEAAVNENWSQPGGSASKAMGHLALGESLSRVWSRQVAKPSKSQRLAASPVIEGNKLFVIDQAGTVHAMAADTGSELWAARTGTGEDKRSRGALFGGGVSVDGDHVYASNGLGDVVALQVADGKELWRKRPGGPLRGAPTLANGNVYVVTQDNQLFALTQDKGDVSWTATASLESQGVFGVAAPASAQGTVIAGFSSGELNAYRYENGLSLWGDVLTRNTMTTSVSSLSDIDAEPVIDQGRVYALGEGGRMVAVDITSGSTLWEQSIGGLSSPYAVGEWLFVVTDDARLLCLSRSSGKPRWIVQLKKYKNEKKLKNPVAWKGPIVAGGRLVLINTLGQIVSVSPKDGSVLSTKETKDPLSLAPVIANSTLYLLDDKGRLSAYR; via the coding sequence ATGAACACGAAGGTTCGCGTTGTAACGGCAGTTGCCGCGCTCGCGTTGGTGAGCGGCTGCGGCGTCTTCAAGGGCGGCGGCGGCAAGAAGACCCCCGTGCTCGGCGAGCGCGTGCCGATTCTGGTGACCGAGAACGACATCACCGCCGACAAGACGCTGGCGGGCATCGAGGTCCAGCTGCCCGAGGCGGCGGTCAACGAAAATTGGAGCCAGCCGGGTGGCAGCGCTTCCAAGGCGATGGGCCATCTTGCCCTTGGTGAGTCGCTGTCGCGCGTCTGGTCGCGCCAGGTCGCCAAGCCCTCGAAGAGCCAGCGGCTTGCGGCCTCGCCGGTGATCGAAGGCAACAAGCTGTTCGTGATCGACCAAGCCGGCACCGTGCACGCCATGGCCGCCGATACCGGTTCGGAACTGTGGGCCGCGCGTACCGGCACCGGAGAGGACAAGCGCAGCCGCGGCGCGCTGTTCGGCGGCGGCGTCAGCGTCGATGGCGACCATGTCTATGCTTCCAATGGCCTTGGCGACGTGGTCGCGCTGCAGGTGGCGGACGGCAAGGAACTCTGGCGCAAGCGTCCCGGCGGCCCGCTGCGTGGCGCGCCCACGCTCGCCAACGGCAATGTCTATGTGGTGACGCAGGACAACCAGCTGTTTGCGCTCACCCAGGACAAGGGCGACGTCTCCTGGACGGCAACCGCCAGCCTCGAATCGCAGGGCGTGTTCGGCGTCGCCGCCCCGGCCTCGGCGCAGGGCACGGTGATCGCCGGCTTCTCTTCGGGCGAGCTCAACGCCTATCGCTACGAGAACGGCCTGTCGCTGTGGGGCGACGTGCTGACCCGCAACACGATGACCACCTCGGTCTCGTCGCTGTCGGACATCGATGCCGAGCCGGTGATCGACCAGGGCCGCGTCTACGCGCTGGGCGAGGGCGGCCGGATGGTCGCGGTGGACATCACCAGCGGCTCGACGCTGTGGGAGCAGAGCATCGGCGGGCTCTCCTCGCCCTATGCGGTGGGTGAGTGGCTGTTCGTCGTCACCGATGATGCGCGCCTGCTCTGCCTGTCGCGCAGCAGCGGCAAGCCGCGCTGGATCGTCCAGCTCAAGAAGTACAAGAACGAGAAGAAGCTGAAGAACCCGGTCGCCTGGAAGGGCCCGATCGTGGCCGGCGGCCGCCTCGTGCTGATCAACACGCTGGGCCAGATCGTCTCTGTGTCGCCGAAGGACGGCAGTGTCCTCTCGACCAAGGAGACCAAGGATCCGCTGTCGCTCGCGCCGGTGATTGCCAACAGCACGCTCTACCTGCTCGACGACAAGGGCCGCCTGAGCGCCTATCGCTGA
- a CDS encoding tetratricopeptide repeat protein, which yields MALPPSGTTDEAFLREVDEEYRRDQLIRAGRRYGIWIAIGVVAFLVAVAGWLLYDHSQRTAAEARGEDYDAALQLAAQNQAGQAQPALEKVAQGSDGYAAMARFTQGNLLLQQGDKKGAAAKFAGIVTDTKLAQPFRDLALVRQTQAEFDTLNPQDVIQRLGTLANPDSPWFGTAGEMVAAAYLKSGKRGEAAKLYRQLSEAGPRVPDSIRERTAELAKTLSVTPTATTAQTQEKQAK from the coding sequence TTGGCGCTTCCTCCTTCCGGTACCACCGACGAGGCCTTCCTTCGCGAAGTAGACGAGGAATATCGGCGCGATCAGCTGATCCGCGCCGGCCGTCGCTATGGCATCTGGATCGCGATCGGCGTCGTGGCGTTCCTGGTAGCCGTGGCCGGTTGGCTGTTATACGACCACAGCCAGCGTACCGCCGCCGAAGCGCGTGGCGAGGACTATGACGCCGCCCTCCAGCTTGCCGCGCAGAACCAGGCCGGTCAGGCCCAGCCCGCGCTCGAAAAGGTGGCGCAGGGCAGCGACGGCTATGCCGCGATGGCCCGCTTCACCCAGGGCAATCTGTTGCTCCAGCAGGGCGACAAAAAGGGTGCCGCCGCGAAGTTCGCCGGTATCGTCACCGACACCAAGCTCGCCCAGCCGTTCCGTGACCTAGCGCTGGTCCGCCAGACCCAGGCCGAGTTCGATACGCTCAACCCGCAGGACGTGATCCAGCGGCTCGGCACGCTGGCCAACCCCGATTCCCCGTGGTTCGGCACCGCGGGCGAGATGGTGGCGGCCGCCTATCTGAAATCGGGCAAGCGCGGCGAGGCCGCCAAGCTCTATCGCCAGCTCAGCGAAGCCGGCCCCCGCGTGCCGGATTCGATCCGCGAACGCACCGCCGAACTCGCCAAGACGCTTTCGGTCACGCCGACCGCGACGACCGCTCAGACCCAGGAAAAGCAAGCTAAATGA